A genome region from Triticum aestivum cultivar Chinese Spring chromosome 2B, IWGSC CS RefSeq v2.1, whole genome shotgun sequence includes the following:
- the LOC123039564 gene encoding uncharacterized protein, which translates to MGRAKAIDDADLQEVLSMRDDFGVLQQENIQMQNQVSKLQEEVQVIGAKQGQIAPTRQPFQFCTCGSISYTASRANKKVGRENRATEKTTSNGKEKSKQLEELQLQNLPPIRTNRNAVPPGFVQQGRTDNASAIGTPVTARDKANTPAFNQYFQPNRDRQLWQGYYRTYEQDMQAQFMKSVTKGPRLDFPKFAGTDPVGWIRQCNKYFQMAGAPEEYKVSLAQMYIVDEADVWLKRSGLLKKQLTWQQFGAEVIKRYSDKGSYDLTEKFNSVKQLHHTVTEYTKIFEDLMADVQEENPELGELWFVRCYVNGLREGIKFQLRPFKPQTLTDAYCMAKDIEPNHPHVAAVAKKQGTTYNNFYQKSSGTMQAKLNALEPQQQVPVRQAETTAANTQKIRKVGECWRCGDKWMHGHKCKLIPNIHLLQQDNPEQIVIDQEEIQQEEQQETTDEGEQAMFISAHAIGHQLAVPAPTAIIYINGKRVVALPDSGSTSSFINQDFAVKANCQLLPVKGRTIAVAGGGKLLSTAVVPNYEFQMAKLKLTHNFRVLSLPSHDVILGYDWMSAVSPVSFNIPEKQFSFTKDGKQTVTTAVFNNSNNIKEVPAEEMNKLLDKGVEGFLLQVHNVLMEAPEGTPTPPQIQKLLLQYADLFEEPKELPPKRALDHTIPLVPGATPPHVRPYRVPQHQKQEMEDQIRKLLAAHLIRHSQSPYAAPVLLVKKKDSSMRLCTDFRKLNSITVKNKFPIPVIEDLLDELHGAKYFSKIDLRSGYHQIRMHPEDIQKTAFRTYLGHFEYLVMPFGLSNALGTFQALMNSIFGPYLRKFVLVFFDDILIYSKNLQEHKEHLQIVLQLLKEHQLFAKMSKCVFAVQQVEYLGHIISEKGVATDPKKILAIAEWPTPDSVTKLRSFLGLAGYYRRFIKGHGMICRPLHDLLKKGQFLWKHEHDQAFAQLQKALTTAPVLALPNFSLPFVLETDASRKGIGAVLMQ; encoded by the exons ATGGGGCGCGCTAAGGCAATCGATGACGCGGATCTTCAAGAGGTCCTCTCCATGCGCGATGATTTCGGTGTTTTGCAACAAGAGAACATCCAGATGCAGAACCAGGTGTCCAAATTGCAAGAGGAAGTTCAGGTTATTGGAGCGAAACAGGGGCAGAT AGCACCAACAAGACAACCCTTCCAGTTCTGCACCTGTGGTTCGATCTCCTACACTGCGTCAAGAGCAAACAAAAAAGTAGGAAGAGAGAATAGAGCAACTGAGAAAACAACTAGCAATGGAAAAGAGAAATCTAAACAGCTTGAAGAGCTTCAGTTACAGAACTTGCCACCCATCAGGACAAACAGAAATGCAGTTCCTCCTGGTTTTGTTCAACAGGGAAGAACTGATAATGCCAGTGCAATTGGAACTCCAGTTACCGCTAGAGACAAGGCAAACACACCTGCATTTAATCAGTATTTCCAACCAAACAGAGACAGGCAATTATGGCAAGGTTATTACAGAACATATGAACAGGATATGCAGGCTCAGTTTATGAAATCAGTGACTAAAGGCCCTAGGCTGGATTTTCCTAAGTTTGCTGGGACAGATCCAGTAGGTTGGATAAGACAATGTAACAAATACTTTCAAATGGCTGGAGCCCCAGAGGAGTACAAAGTATCACTAGCTCAAATGTATATAGTAGATGAAGCAGATGTGTGGCTCAAGAGGTCTGGTCTGCTGAAGAAACAACTTACTTGGCAACAGTTTGGAGCTGAAGTGATTAAGAGATATTCTGACAAAGGGTCTTATGACTTGACAGAAAAATTTAATTCAGTCAAACAGTTACATCACACTGTCACTGAATATACAAAAATCTTTGAGGATTTGATGGCTGATGTGCAAGAGGAAAACCCTGAATTAGGAGAGCTCTGGTTTGTCAGATGCTATGTCAATGGACTAAGAGAAGGAATTAAATTCCAGCTGAGACCTTTCAAGCCACAAACATTAACAGATGCTTATTGCATGGCCAAGGATATAGAACCAAATCATCCACATGTAGCAGCAGTAGCTAAGAAACAAGGCACCACCTACAACAACTTCTATCAGAAATCCAGTGGAACAATGCAGGCCAAGCTCAATGCTCTGGAACCACAACAACAAGTTCCTGTCAGACAAGCTGAAACAACAGCTGCCAATACACAAAAAATCAGAAAAGTAGGGGAGTGCTGGAGGTGTGGAGACAAATGGATGCATGGACACAAATGCAAGTTGATTCCTAACATTCACTTGCTGCAACAGGACAATCCAGAACAGATTGTAATAGATCAAGAAGAAATACAACAAGAAGAACAGCAAGAGACTACAGATGAAGGAGAACAGGCAATGTTTATTTCTGCTCATGCAATTGGACATCAACTAGCAGTTCCAGCCCCTACTGCTATAATCTACATAAATGGCAAGAGAGTAGTAGCCTTACCTGATTCTGGTAGTACATCTTCCTTCATTAACCAGGATTTTGCTGTGAAAGCAAACTGTCAGTTGTTACCTGTCAAAGGAAGAACAATAGCAGTGGCAGGAGGAGGAAAATTACTATCCACAGCAGTAGTTCCAAACTATGAATTCCAAATGGCAAAGCTAAAGTTGACTCACAACTTCAGAGTGTTATCACTACCAAGTCATGATGTTATCCTAGGTTATGATTGGATGTCTGCAGTCAGTCCTGTTTCATTCAATATACCTGAGAAACAATTCAGTTTTACCAAGGATGGAAAACAAACCGTAACTACTGCAGTTTTCAACAATTCTAACAATATAAAAGAAGTGCCAGCTGAGGAAATGAATAAGTTGTTGGATAAAGGAGTGGAAGGGTTTTTGTTACAAGTGCATAATGTATTAATGGAAGCACCTGAAGGAACACCAACACCTCCCCAAATACAAAAGTTGCTCCTGCAGTATGCTGATCTGTTTGAGGAACCTAAAGAATTACCACCCAAAAGAGCTCTGGACCATACTATTCCATTAGTCCCTGGTGCAACTCCTCCTCATGTGAGACCATATAGAGTTCCTCAACACCAGAAACAAGAAATGGAAGACCAAATCAGAAAGTTGCTAGCTGCACACCTCATAAGGCACAGTCAAAGCCCATATGCAGCTCCAGTTCTGTTGGTCAAGAAGAAAGACAGTTCCATGAGGTTGTGCACAGACTTCAGGAAACTAAATTCTATCACAGTAAAGAACAAGTTTCCAATACCAGTTATTGAGGATTTGTTGGATGAATTGCATGGAGCAAAATACTTCTCAAAAATTGACCTAAGATCAGGGTATCACCAAATAAGAATGCATCCTGAAGATATACAGAAAACTGCATTCAGGACTTATTTGGGGCACTTTGAATATTTAGTGATGCCTTTTGGGTTGTCAAATGCTCTTGGAACATTTCAAGCACTGATGAATAGTATATTTGGTCCATATCTCAGGAAATTTGTGCTTGTCTTCTTTGATGATATATTAATTTACAGCAAAAATCTTCAAGAACACAAAGAACATTTACAAATAGTACTGCAGTTACTGAAAGAGCATCAACTGTTTGCAAAAATGTCCAAGTGTGTTTTTGCTGTGCAACAAGTGGAGTATTTGGGACATATTATATCTGAGAAAGGAGTAGCAACTGATCCTAAGAAGATACTTGCTATTGCTGAGTGGCCAACACCAGATTCTGTAACTAAATTGAGAAGTTTCTTGGGCCTAGCTGGATATTATAGAAGGTTTATCAAAGGGCATGGCATGATTTGCAGACCACTACATGATCTTCTCAAGAAAGGGCAGTTCTTGTGGAAACATGAACATGATCAAGCATTTGCACAACTGCAAAAAGCACTAACCACAGCCCCTGTACTGGCATTACCAAACTTTTCTCTCCCATTTGTACTAGAGACAGATGCTTCAAGGAAAGGAATAGGAGCAGTTCTCATGCAGTAG
- the LOC123047201 gene encoding high mobility group B protein 1, with amino-acid sequence MLVEKMFAVPMAAGYEGFPFIATQAEKEMAEAFAGKARAERQPYALKAKAEGARFVVKAGCGSKRKAEEDREEDAAFTFKAKSEEEAAFTFKAKSEEEAAFTLKAKSEEEAVFTVKAKAEEEEEEEDDDCDSDEEEEFMVRLIADYNAHADKLRADHPGMKYKDYSTEEYAYMRLQPEEVEDDDCNKIEKLRAEYAYLFCKLEEEGSHGVDGLVRA; translated from the coding sequence ATGTTAGTCGAGAAGATGTTCGCCGTCCCGATGGCCGCCGGCTACGAGGGTTTCCCCTTCATCGCGACACAGGCggagaaggagatggcggaggcgtTCGCCGGCAAGGCCAGGGCGGAGCGGCAGCCGTACGCCCTCAAGGCCAAGGCGGAGGGGGCGAGGTTCGTTGTCAAGGCGGGGTGTGGCTCTAAGAGGAAGGCGGAGGAGGACCGTGAGGAGGACGCGGCGTTCACCTTCAAGGCcaagtcggaggaggaggcggcgttcACCTTCAAGGCcaagtcggaggaggaggcggcgttcACCTTGAAGGCtaagtcggaggaggaggcggtgttcACCGTGAAggccaaggcggaggaggaggaggaggaggaggatgatgactGCGACTCGGACGAAGAGGAGGAGTTCATGGTCAGGCTCATCGCAGACTACAACGCCCATGCCGACAAGCTCAGGGCTGACCATCCAGGGATGAAGTACAAGGACTACAGCACTGAGGAATACGCCTACATGCGCCTCCagccggaggaggtggaggacgatgaCTGCAACAAGATCGAGAAGCTCAGGGCTGAATATGCCTACTTGTTCTGCAAGctggaggaagagggttcccatgGTGTTGATGGGCTTGTTCGGGCGTGA